In Diorhabda sublineata isolate icDioSubl1.1 chromosome 2, icDioSubl1.1, whole genome shotgun sequence, the sequence aaacattaaagaaaaacaatCATAAATGATCTTTCGCATACAAATATCAATAGTGTATtgagaatatttataatattatatatataatatcgttttaaaagatttcaaaaatttatttgccAAAGGTAGCTTCAACAAACTCCACTAGTTTGAAACGGTAGAGATCACTATATGCGAGGTGTGTCTAAGAAGTTCGGTAAATGGTGTTAGAGAAATAAGGAAACGAAAGGTACAAATAAATTACCTTTAATTGCTTTCAAACTAGTCGCTATTGTACATAGCTCACTTTTGACAACGTTTACAATACTTCTGAAAGCTATCAGAAAATGAAATCTTTTGGAATCCATCTCGGAACGAAGGTCTCACGTCCTTGGATGAACGCCAAGTCCACAAAAAGTATTGGCGCACGTGGATTATAAAGTGAGCGGTCATCTTATTATGCAGCAGCACCGACTACTCAATCTTGCTCAACTATGGCCGAACACGCCGGATTGGTCATAGTCAAAATTGTGTCTTTCTCGATTTTAGCCAAAGAACGAATTCTTTATGGATGATTCTATCTTTGTCGAAAAAGGCGATCAATATTGTCTGACTTTGGATTTTTTAGACTGTGGGAACGACGCCATTCCATCGAATCAGCATCGCACTGGTAGCACCAGGTCTTATCCACTGTAATGATGGTTCGCAGTAAGGATGGATCCGGATCATACTTGGTAATGAAATCTCCAACGGCTTTTTGAACGCGCAGAACAAATTGAGAACACATATTTCTCTCACCCAAATCGGCGCGAACGATGGTACAAATCATGTCCTTGCTAATGCTTCAGTCGTTTCCTAGCTATGACTAAAAcgtttgaatcaattgtaaATACATTTTCTGCTCGCGGCTTCCATTCTGTACACTTTCACAAACATATAATGTGTCCTTGTAGCCTTTTCCATGTAACAGATCTTGCAACATTGCACGATGACACCTCTCATACTGACTACGTTTGATTATCGATAACGGGCAAGTCTTCTGCTATGTGGCACTCCCTCTCTAGATTGTCATATGCAAGCGCGTGCGCGTACTACATATTTCCGTTAAGATATAGGATCATTTATCGAACTTCTAGGCACACCTCTCACATAATCGATTTTCAGGACTTATTTATTTCTTCGTTTCAGCTGATGAATTAGACCAATTGTTTGTATTCAACGGGAAAAAGGGAATTGATCCACTAGCAGAAAATGAGCCGGGAGAGTTTAGTGGAGAAATCAAGAAGAAAACGAGGGGCTATTTTGTTTACGATAATCCGAGTTTAGCGTTAAACGTGGGAGATGAAATACATTACACTGTATATGTTCAACATGATAATCtaggttataaaaaaaatgatcgaTCGTGGGTTGTCAAAGGTAATTACATAAATATGCTGAACAATTTTACATGTGAAAGAGAACAATTTTATAGAGAAAGACTAGGTTTCTACTAGGAAATCATTTTCATGTCTTGTTTGAAAACGAAATCCAACAGTTTGATAAAGATAATTTCTGGTATCTAGAGGTACATTCCTCTTCTCTGTATCTTATGACAACGGTTTGTGGAAAGCTCGGGTATAGATCAAGAAGTCGAACTTGGTGCTGGAAAGCCGATTACATGGAGCGAAGTAAATTAATCTTTATTTGTACGAGGGTGTCAGTCGAGTTTTGTGTATTTCACATTTAGTATCTATATCTTCAAAATGCAGATCGTTCGACGTGCTTGGATCTTTACAGCTTTTCCTAGCACAGTACATAAAGTTTACAGGATGTCTATAGCTGATAGTTGACATAGTATATAGCATTTGAATACAAATAGCTACCAGTCAATATCatgaaataaactatattttagTGGAATTAAACGTTTGGAGCTCTAGCTAGTGTCTCTTTAGAAAAGAAGTTATCTAGAAATGCGAGAAAAAATTATGCAGCCGaaacaaacttttttctatCTTTCGaagtatttgttattatttttcctcGATGCTAATCTggcgaaattattttattcttatatatttttagaactttTGAAAACACAAACATCAACTTGTGAAAATAGTATATCCCTTGTAAGCGGTTCAGTATTAATATGTAAGGATTCAACAGTTTTTGAAGACGATTTCAAGAGCAGCTCAGTAAATGAGGATAAATGGTTGGTGGAGCAGTATATTCCAGATGAACccgtaaatataaattttgttattatctaATTTAAGTTCCACGTTTTATAAATCGAAAGTAGACAAGATGGCGTCGATaggtatgaaaataataaatcgaCAATGGGTAGAAAGTTTTCAGTAAAGACATAATTTGtaatttctattaattaatatGAATGGCATCTTCTGTTGATTTTCCTTCTCCAAGGCCTTGTTGATGTTACCGTAATTCTAGTTCCACTTTTTCGgttcttcatttattatttttgtaagtaTTTTATACATGGTATTAAGCAAATTGATTTCTCTATAATTGCCACATATATTAGAATTTCGTTTCGTCATTATTGGTATAATGATTCCAGTAGAATTATTTATCGATATTGTTTCTGATTCCTATATTCTTTCCATTAGGTAtcttaaatattgaatatatctAATGGAAagagtatatataaatattaatacttGAACGAACTAGTAGGAGAGCATCAAGGCGGGTTCAAAAGAATCGAATTGCGATCAAATTTTCGTGTTAAAAAGAATACAGAATGAACAGGGACTGAATTTGAAGCTATTACTTATCGACTTTGAACAGGCATATGATTTAATATTGAGCAAACACCTGTACCAAGCTCTGGCGAAACTTGGAATTCCTAAAGAGTTGATACTATTGGTGGAAATGACAGTAAACAAAATCGAAAACATaggaggatatattgaaaaattcttagccttatatagaagcaaataaaatttcaatgtcaaatctggtgaataagggggtgtttctagtaattcaaaccctaaatcacgaattttttgcatggcaacatgaaaTTTGTGTGCAGCGGTGTtgtcctacaaaaacaaaacacctttggatagctctccgcgtcttttctctttaattttctcCCATATAGTGGTCAGTaatccaaaaaaactgaagcaagaacttttccagcagatttctggacacgaaacttcttaggtcttggagaaccagagtgacgccattccatcgattgttgctttgtttctggattatagagatgtacccaagtctcatccatagtaacaattcggtttaagaagtctacatcgttttcaaatcgagcacagattgAACGCGACGCTTCTACCCTTGCCCGCTTTTGgtcaaaacattcaaaaatttggggatccattttgcagcaattttcttatgtccaaattgacgtgaactatatgatgaacgcttCGATCgatgcatcgatattttcggggactgacacagaaatgaccttcccgatcggtcatcatcttcaatggaaaatttacttaatttgaagttgcagtccaatttttcagggtcgcatacaaaggacattgatcaccaagggtattaagcatatcttagtaaatctgcttacctcttaaatGGAAACCAGGCTAAATGGGAGATGGGAGAAAgaattgttaagaaaaatttttggaggATTAATAGTGGAACAAGATAAATGGAGAGAATTAAAAGGCTATATAGTAAGGACATAAATACTCCGTGAAAAGAGCCTTCACAAGTGGAGACGGtacaaaaaaagaagaggaCGTCCACATTTAAAATGGCTAGATGCATAGAAGGAAGTTAGGGATAGCGAACTGTCGCAATGCAGCCGTGAACAAAAAGGATTGAAGATAAGTAGTAGACAAACTTCAAGCCATAAGCCAATAAGGCCTCCTGTGGATGGTGTTCCAATGATATTCTGGTGCATAATAGCAGATAATGCTATCAGACCATTAGAGAATCCTCTCCGTTAGGTTAGTGAGTTACCCCGTGGCGGCCATGACAATGACCAATCTTTTTCAATCGCACctaataattgattgaaattagTTATCATAAATCACACAAAAGATGGTCTATTGTCAACTAATACATTTCCGGCCGGTCCTTTGCTTTCCAACCCGGGCTAGAGATAAAACGGTAAATATTACACATGTATATCTTGAATTATCGGTTTTAATAATTGACATCATGTGGTATTTTGTGTAAATATGTGCATTACTTGATGATCAAATcaattttaagtaaatattttcacgTATTTAAGAATTATAACATGTACAGTCAATGTAAAACCCAGCTCCTTAATCTTTTGCTATTACTTACTTCGTTAAGAAAACACCTAAGAATTATTcctcaaattgaaaacatttcaaatattacatatttaacACATATggtttgaattttcatttaattttctactTATATTGGAAACCACACTTCCCAAAAGCTTGGATTATTACTTTAATAAAGAGTtctcattttccaaaatttgctgcagctatattatgagcgttatcatattgggaacgtggcaatgtaATACCAAagtagaataattttaatatattttccgagctttcgaatatttatatattcatcgtctgggaaataattaattgagatttgcGGTGGCTTTTTCacaagaatttatacaacttAAAGCCACTCCagatctcaattaattattcctcagacgatgaatatataagtattcgaaagctcggaaaatatattaaaatgagtattctttggtgtttcattgccacgttcccgaTAAGAAAACGcttatatatatttctcatttcttagacctttggAAGacctcatttttttgaaatggaatAACTTTTCTCATTCACTTCTGCAAGTCTGCAGCCCTCGATGAAAGCTGAAAGCTGATGAAAACGGAATTTTATGCGTTTTTAATTCTTCCTTTTAGCTgaatgttaataaatatttttttcttttacttttcaGGATTAtgaatttgttatatataaaaaggaTAAGGAGGTGGTCCAAATAAGAAATAATCAATTGATAATTAAACCAAAACTTCAAGATGAGAAGGACATATTTGAAAACACTATAGATATATCAGATGGGTATGATGAAACTATTAAAAGTATTGACTTTTCCAAAGAATGAACACTCGACTCTCAATCGttggaaaatgtttttgttaaatGTTGAATCGAATTAGTTTCTGAAATGTTCTGTTAAAATTagcgatttttaaaaatagttgacATATTCTCACTATAAGCTGTTCCTGTTCCTGTCATTCCAAATTATTTTAGGTGTACTAGGGCAGTATCAAAACAAGCACGGTGCAAAGGTAGAATATATCTACTTCATAACCCTGTAATTTCCGGAAGACTTGTttctaaaataacattttcttatGCAGATTTCGAAGTTAAAGCAAAGCTTCCTTCTGGAGAATGGATGTACCCGGGTGAGTCAAACAAAACGGTCCCCATTCTagagtttttttacaaaattattatagagAAAAGTAATTAAGCATTTGACTAGTTCAATATAGGTTAGAGACAATACATTGAATAACCTCCAGATACCTGACTCCCAACACAATTTGAAGGAGCATCTGATGATCAGACTTTAAGCTAAACCTCAAGCTTGAGCTCCCTTCATTGGAAAATGAAACTACTGTTTGAACAACTGAGGCTAAGACACAAAATCTTTAAACTGCAATGGCCACCGTACATTTTGCTACATTTTCAAATCGTCTCAATCGTATCATTATAGTTATCGGAAGAAGATTCAAAAGTacactttcatttttttcctgTAGGAGGGGAAATCCTCATTGATCCCCGACGTTGTTGTCAGGTAGTGTCAAACTCTTATCAAGTGAACCCCCCTGGGCTCCCTCATTTTGCAATGGTATCCGCTCTCGCATTGCTTTGTTGCAAAAGCTGTCCTTCGTTATGTCTAGTTCCTGCTCTCTTCCTCTATATTTTGGTGTACTTCCAGGACTCCTGTGATTCAAACAAGCATCCcattatattgacaatattaaaacttaatcTCTGGGTACAAAAATTTCGCACTTCTTCCCATCTGGAGCAGTGGAAGAACGTATGCCCTGCACTAGGTGCATTTAGCATCCATGGCCTTTGAGTGCTGAGCTGACCATTCATTTAACGAGTCATAGTGAAAGTAGATAGAAATTCTTAGGAGTCTACCTATTTCTTATTTCCTTtacagaaatatatttagaagaTGAAAATTACAATAGATTAGTTATCGCTTATTCTCGag encodes:
- the LOC130440579 gene encoding beta-1,3-glucan-binding protein-like: MITRVYKYSVRLENMKFLPWLCFFIIVEVNGQYVVPELKLEAFSPKGFRASMPADELDQLFVFNGKKGIDPLAENEPGEFSGEIKKKTRGYFVYDNPSLALNVGDEIHYTVYVQHDNLGYKKNDRSWVVKELLKTQTSTCENSISLVSGSVLICKDSTVFEDDFKSSSVNEDKWLVEQYIPDEPDYEFVIYKKDKEVVQIRNNQLIIKPKLQDEKDIFENTIDISDGCTRAVSKQARCKGRIYLLHNPVISGRLVSKITFSYADFEVKAKLPSGEWMYPEIYLEDENYNRLVIAYSRGNKIFTGNDGTDIGGSLLFGGPMLSPIEPTRSKKLSSYRRKTGPLSDDFHIYRLRWTPEKIELFIDGQRYGAINSTDIPSFGYTSKPPVRAHLVIGIGVGGINDFPNDFKSGDVLKPWKNRNNVQVKMFYESRSQWLPSWNNGGQLIVDYIKVKAI